AGGTCTTCTACCAGGCCGGCATCTTCGCCCCGTCCCTGGCGGCGTCCGTGGTGGCCCTGAACGATGGGGACCCGGCCGTGGCCGCGGCGGTGGCCGTGTACGCCGATAGGCGGGAGAGGGTCTCGGCGCTCCTGGACGGGATGGGGTGGCGGCACGAGAAACCGGGCGGCGCCACGTACTTCTGGCTAAAGATTC
The bacterium DNA segment above includes these coding regions:
- a CDS encoding aminotransferase class I/II-fold pyridoxal phosphate-dependent enzyme, giving the protein VFYQAGIFAPSLAASVVALNDGDPAVAAAVAVYADRRERVSALLDGMGWRHEKPGGATYFWLKIPGGEMDDVAFCRGLLEKTGVILTPGSAFGEVGRGRVRLSLTQPKPLLERALVLIEKYLRKRCA